The sequence GAGCGCGGCCGGGGGCCGGTGCCGCGCACCGGGGCGGGAGCCGCCCTGCGGGGTCCGGTCGGCCTGCACCGGCGCGGGGCGCTCGGCCCGGGTGTAGGTCCGGTCGTGGTGCAGCAGCGGGTCGGTCGTCCGGCGGGGCAGCCGGGCCGGGAGGTCGAGGCCGTCGAGGCCGTCGTGGCCGTCGAGCCCGCGCCTGTCGTCGTCGGCGTCGCTGCGGGCGACCTCGCCGAGCACCAGGTGGGAGTCGCCGGCGTCGACGAGGCGGAGCAGGGAGCCGCTCAGCCGGGTGAGCACGCCGTGCAGGCGCGGCAGGCCGTCCTCGTCCCAGGACCAGGTCCGGTCGTCGGCGAAGCGCTCGGCGGCCGGTCCGGCGAAGCGGCGGGCCGTGGCCTCCTGGTCGGCGGCGAGCAGGTGCACCGCGTACCGGCCGCTGCGCAGGAGCGTGTCCAGGCTGGAGGAGGTGCGCGAGACGTTGAACGACAGGATCGGCGGCGCGAGGGAGACGGAGACGACGGAGACGGCGGTGAAGCCGACGGGGGTGCCTGCGTCGGCGCTGGTCACGACCCAGACGCTGGAGGCGTCGAGGCGGAAGGCGCGTCGCAGGTCCACCGACGACCCACCCCGGGCGGGGACGGTCACAGGGGTGCTCCTGGTTCTCCGGGCCTGGTGCCCGGTGGTGGGTGGGGACGGGCGGCCCGGCCGGGCGGCGCGTCGGGGGAGCGGGGTCCCGGGCAGGGCCCCCGCGCGGGGCGTCAGGCCCGACAGGCCGCGGAGGCCGTCAGCCGCAGGTCGACGGCACGCCGGCGGGTGAGGCCGGGCGAGCAGGGCGTCCGGGGACCGGTCATCAGCACGTGGCGCTCCTCATCGGTCCTGGCGGGAGCACCCGCACCCGTTGCCGGGGGGTTGCTGCGACGTCGACGAGCCAGGTCTCTCGGTCGCTCTGGATGGCGTGACCCGACGGTGACACCTCCGTCACGCCGTGTCCAGCCGGTGGGGCCGGGTGTCCCGGATCCCGAGACGGCCGGCTCAGCCGCCGAGCGCGTCCCGCATGGGCACGAACTTGGCCGCGGACTCAGCGAGCTCCGCCGCAGGGTCGGACCCGGCGACGATGCCGCAGCCGGCGAAGAGCCGGACCTCGTGCGGGTCATCGCCGACCTGCCCGCAGCGCAGCGCGATGCCCCACTCGCCGTCGCCGTCGGAGTCCAGCCAGCCCACCGGGCCGGCGTAGCGGCCGCGGTCCATGCCCTCCACCTCGTCGATGAGCGCGGCCGCGGCCGCGGTCGGCGTGCCGCACACCGCGGCGGAGGGGTGCAGCGCCTCGGCCAGGCGCAGGCTCGACACGTCGTCGCGCAGCACGCCCGTGACGTCCGTGGCCAGGTGCATGACGTTGGCCAGGTGCAGGACGAACGGAGACTCCGGGACGTTGGTGCCGGCGCAGAACGGGGTGAGCGCCTCGACCACGCTGCGCACGGCGTACTCGTGCTCGCCCAGGTCCTTGCTCGAGCGGGCCAGCGAGGCCGCGAGCGCCAGGTCGTGGGCGTCGTCGCCGGTGCGGCGGATCGTGCCGGCCAG is a genomic window of Aquipuribacter hungaricus containing:
- a CDS encoding flavin reductase family protein, with product MTVPARGGSSVDLRRAFRLDASSVWVVTSADAGTPVGFTAVSVVSVSLAPPILSFNVSRTSSSLDTLLRSGRYAVHLLAADQEATARRFAGPAAERFADDRTWSWDEDGLPRLHGVLTRLSGSLLRLVDAGDSHLVLGEVARSDADDDRRGLDGHDGLDGLDLPARLPRRTTDPLLHHDRTYTRAERPAPVQADRTPQGGSRPGARHRPPAAL